In Devosia beringensis, a single window of DNA contains:
- a CDS encoding DUF721 domain-containing protein, protein MAKDDLPEPKRRNRTMSVADVLAGALDPVLKKRGFASRDIIAHWSVMAPKPYDTVAIPDKLSWPRGERSAEGATLVLRCVPGHALAISHEGDKIAAAINRYFGFVLVGSVRLSPEAFTPGSGKKVEAPFQPSPDVQAKVAAQLAEVDNAELREALRTLGHALSSRTERNNG, encoded by the coding sequence ATGGCCAAAGACGATCTTCCAGAGCCCAAGCGTCGCAACCGGACCATGAGCGTGGCCGATGTGCTGGCGGGCGCGCTTGATCCGGTGCTGAAAAAGCGCGGCTTTGCCAGCCGGGACATCATCGCCCACTGGTCGGTGATGGCGCCCAAGCCCTATGACACCGTCGCCATTCCCGACAAGCTGAGCTGGCCGCGTGGCGAGCGCAGCGCCGAAGGGGCGACGCTGGTGCTGCGCTGCGTGCCGGGCCATGCGCTGGCCATTTCGCATGAGGGCGACAAGATCGCCGCGGCGATCAACCGCTATTTCGGCTTCGTGCTGGTGGGCTCTGTCCGCCTGTCGCCGGAGGCGTTCACCCCCGGTTCAGGCAAAAAGGTCGAGGCTCCGTTTCAACCCAGCCCGGATGTGCAGGCCAAGGTGGCCGCGCAACTGGCCGAGGTGGACAATGCCGAACTGCGCGAGGCGCTGCGGACCTTGGGCCATGCGCTATCGAGCCGGACGGAGCGCAACAACGGATAG
- a CDS encoding thioredoxin domain-containing protein, whose translation MNFTRRDTLMLAAAASALSLCGVATANAAEGDMIAVDKLMAPAGDYVDHAQGSETAPVTVIEYASPTCPHCADFSNNVLPGFIAAYVDTGKVRLITRPFVRNVLDAAVFMLAEAAGPTNYHNVVSTFFKTQTTWAASEAPRDAILEVAKQLGFTQETFDAALTNQALFTGMEAVRDQALNEFGLSGTPTFYVNGKTLSGDKTLEELAAEIDPLVPADFVATTGAATPAVPAADTPAATTVTPAEPAAAPAGGAMAPATPDAMAPAAPAQ comes from the coding sequence GTGAATTTTACCCGTCGTGACACCCTTATGCTGGCCGCTGCCGCATCGGCTCTGAGCCTGTGTGGGGTCGCCACCGCCAATGCTGCTGAAGGCGACATGATCGCCGTCGACAAGCTGATGGCGCCCGCCGGTGACTATGTCGATCACGCCCAGGGCAGCGAAACCGCGCCGGTGACCGTGATCGAATATGCTTCGCCCACCTGCCCGCATTGTGCTGACTTCTCCAACAATGTGCTGCCCGGCTTCATTGCTGCCTATGTCGATACCGGCAAGGTGCGCCTGATCACCCGTCCCTTCGTGCGCAATGTGCTCGATGCCGCCGTGTTCATGCTGGCGGAAGCTGCCGGCCCGACCAATTACCACAATGTGGTCTCGACCTTCTTCAAGACGCAGACCACCTGGGCTGCCTCGGAAGCGCCGCGCGACGCGATCCTCGAAGTGGCCAAGCAGCTGGGCTTTACCCAGGAAACTTTCGATGCTGCATTGACGAATCAGGCCCTGTTTACCGGGATGGAAGCGGTGCGGGATCAGGCACTCAACGAATTCGGCCTTTCGGGAACCCCGACATTCTATGTCAATGGCAAGACGCTTAGTGGCGACAAGACGCTCGAGGAACTGGCGGCCGAAATCGACCCGTTGGTGCCGGCTGACTTTGTCGCGACCACGGGCGCCGCTACCCCGGCTGTTCCCGCTGCTGACACACCCGCTGCCACCACCGTTACCCCGGCTGAGCCGGCCGCGGCGCCCGCTGGCGGCGCAATGGCACCGGCCACACCCGATGCCATGGCTCCGGCTGCCCCTGCGCAGTAA
- the smc gene encoding chromosome segregation protein SMC, whose translation MKFSRLRLHGFKSFSDETTLVMEPGLTGIVGPNGCGKSNLVEAMRWVMGESSYKAMRASGMDDVIFSGSGNRPARNSAEVTLVLDNSDRTAPAALNHADILEVTRRIEREAGSVYRVNGKEVRARDVQLLFADASTGAHSPAMVRQGQIGELISAKPTARRALLEEAAGISGLHSRRHEAELRLRAAETNLERVDDIIAQVDSQLETLKRQARLATRYRALSGDIRRAEATLFHIRWVAARYAEQETAAQQAVLIRELADATHLELQAQKALEAADAALQPLREREAVTGAVLQRYTILAEQLAEENRRASQRQAELEDRIRQLAADGARERELVAESETTLEFNAEELARLQDEGEEAQTDFDVARQAADDARAAVDAAEAAARAAADALAEVRARRDQAARSAADAAARTARLGQQLAEVDAEAQTITAKLDADETLSQKRQALSFAQERTAEAEAAAITAEEASATAQAKLDAARPRLAEIDAALNRLEAEAATLGKMLNVGASLWPAIVDELKVAPGYETALGAALGDDLEASSDAGAPMHWSVPVDHSDDAALPQAAEPLSRYVTGSPLLKRRLDQIGLIHAVDGPSLMHALKPGQRLVTLEGAVWRWDGFIAAADAPSAAAQRLAQRNRLAELDAEIAQIKSERNGWKRDVDGLIAALDAARQAERQEREAWRAAQHAIGAAQTEVDRAQRAIGDLTTRQTTLEEARTRLGASLAEVQAQHEAAQHALAEAGTEDDAVRLADEKQAVLVAARERAEQARLRLGGFENAARLRDSRLAQLQRDSESWTRRRNSALAQLATLDQRSAEVSAQLAASSQTPDGFAARRAQLDDQIETAKLEHQAAGDRFNLAQTGLREADKALRAASETLANARIELTRIEERGKGFIVQRQQIERQIEETLDIPASKTLEASGIRPEEALPAEAATEQKVDRLKAERERLGGVNLSAEKEANEVQARLDLMVKDKTDLIEAIAKLRTGISSLNREGRARLNEAFIKVNVHFQELFTTLFGGGTAELTFVESDDPLEAGLEISARPPGKKPQTMTLLSGGEQALTAMSLIFAVFLTNPAPICVLDEVDAPLDDANVERFCNLLDSMRQRTNTRFMVITHNPITMSRVDRLFGVTMAERGVSQLVSVDLTTAATFLEAG comes from the coding sequence GTGAAATTCTCCCGCCTCAGGCTGCATGGCTTCAAGTCGTTCAGCGACGAAACCACCCTGGTGATGGAGCCGGGCCTGACCGGCATTGTCGGCCCAAATGGCTGCGGCAAGTCCAATCTCGTCGAAGCCATGCGCTGGGTGATGGGCGAAAGCTCGTACAAGGCGATGCGCGCCTCGGGCATGGACGACGTGATCTTTTCCGGCTCGGGCAACCGGCCGGCACGCAATTCGGCCGAAGTCACGCTGGTGCTCGACAATTCCGATCGCACGGCGCCCGCCGCCCTCAACCATGCCGATATTCTCGAAGTCACCCGCCGCATCGAGCGCGAGGCTGGCTCGGTCTATCGTGTCAATGGCAAGGAAGTGCGCGCCCGCGACGTACAATTGCTGTTTGCCGACGCGTCCACGGGCGCCCATTCGCCGGCCATGGTGCGGCAGGGCCAGATCGGCGAACTGATCTCGGCCAAGCCGACCGCCCGCCGGGCCCTGCTCGAAGAGGCCGCCGGGATTTCCGGGCTGCATTCGCGCCGGCACGAGGCCGAACTGCGGCTGCGCGCGGCCGAGACCAATCTCGAACGGGTCGATGACATCATCGCCCAGGTCGACAGCCAGCTCGAAACCCTCAAGCGCCAGGCGCGGCTGGCCACACGCTATCGGGCGCTGAGCGGCGATATCCGCCGCGCCGAGGCGACGCTGTTTCATATCCGCTGGGTCGCCGCCCGCTATGCCGAGCAGGAAACCGCGGCGCAGCAGGCGGTGCTGATCCGCGAACTGGCCGATGCCACCCATCTCGAACTGCAGGCGCAAAAGGCGCTGGAAGCCGCCGATGCCGCGCTGCAGCCGCTGCGCGAGCGCGAGGCGGTAACCGGGGCGGTGCTGCAGCGTTATACGATCCTGGCCGAACAGCTGGCCGAGGAAAACCGCCGCGCCAGCCAGCGCCAGGCCGAACTGGAAGATCGCATCCGCCAGCTGGCGGCCGATGGCGCGCGCGAACGCGAGCTGGTGGCCGAAAGCGAGACCACGCTCGAATTCAACGCGGAGGAACTGGCCCGGCTGCAGGACGAGGGCGAAGAAGCCCAGACCGATTTCGACGTGGCGCGGCAGGCGGCGGATGACGCACGGGCCGCGGTCGACGCGGCGGAAGCCGCGGCGCGCGCCGCTGCAGATGCCCTGGCCGAAGTGCGGGCCCGACGCGACCAGGCCGCGCGCAGCGCTGCCGATGCGGCCGCCCGCACGGCGCGGCTCGGACAGCAGCTGGCCGAGGTCGATGCGGAGGCCCAGACCATTACCGCGAAGCTCGATGCCGACGAGACGCTTAGCCAGAAGCGGCAGGCGCTGTCCTTTGCCCAGGAGCGGACGGCCGAGGCCGAAGCGGCGGCCATCACCGCCGAGGAGGCCAGCGCCACCGCCCAGGCGAAACTGGATGCGGCAAGGCCGCGCCTGGCCGAGATCGATGCCGCGCTCAACCGGCTCGAAGCCGAGGCAGCGACGCTGGGCAAGATGCTCAATGTCGGCGCCAGCCTGTGGCCGGCCATTGTCGACGAACTTAAGGTGGCGCCGGGCTACGAGACCGCTCTGGGCGCTGCGCTCGGAGATGATCTCGAGGCCAGCTCCGATGCCGGGGCGCCGATGCACTGGTCGGTGCCGGTCGATCACAGCGATGATGCCGCCCTGCCCCAGGCGGCCGAACCGCTCAGCCGCTATGTCACGGGCAGCCCGTTGCTCAAGCGCCGGCTCGACCAGATCGGGCTGATCCATGCCGTGGATGGCCCCAGCCTGATGCATGCGCTCAAGCCGGGCCAGCGGCTAGTGACGCTGGAGGGCGCGGTGTGGCGCTGGGATGGCTTCATTGCCGCGGCCGATGCGCCGAGCGCCGCGGCGCAACGGCTGGCGCAGCGCAATCGCCTCGCCGAACTCGATGCCGAAATTGCCCAGATCAAAAGCGAGCGCAATGGCTGGAAGCGCGATGTCGATGGTCTGATCGCGGCGCTCGATGCTGCTCGGCAGGCCGAACGGCAAGAGCGCGAGGCCTGGCGTGCGGCGCAGCACGCCATTGGTGCGGCGCAGACCGAGGTGGACCGGGCGCAGCGCGCCATTGGCGATCTCACCACACGGCAGACCACGCTGGAGGAGGCCCGTACCCGGCTCGGCGCCAGCCTGGCGGAAGTCCAGGCCCAGCATGAGGCGGCCCAGCACGCTTTGGCCGAAGCGGGCACCGAGGACGATGCGGTGCGGCTTGCCGATGAGAAACAGGCCGTGCTGGTGGCGGCGCGTGAGCGGGCCGAGCAGGCGCGGCTCCGGCTGGGCGGGTTTGAAAATGCCGCCCGCCTGCGCGACAGCCGGCTGGCCCAGTTGCAGCGCGACAGCGAGAGCTGGACCCGCCGCCGCAACAGCGCCTTGGCACAGTTGGCCACGCTTGACCAGCGCAGCGCCGAGGTCAGCGCCCAGCTGGCCGCCTCGAGCCAGACCCCGGATGGCTTTGCCGCCCGCCGCGCGCAGCTGGACGATCAGATCGAGACGGCCAAACTTGAGCACCAGGCGGCCGGCGACCGCTTCAACCTGGCCCAGACCGGGCTGCGCGAGGCCGACAAGGCGCTGCGCGCCGCCAGCGAGACCCTCGCCAATGCGCGGATCGAGCTCACCCGCATCGAGGAGCGCGGCAAGGGCTTTATCGTGCAGCGCCAGCAGATCGAGCGGCAGATCGAGGAAACCCTCGATATTCCCGCCTCCAAGACGCTTGAGGCATCGGGCATCCGCCCCGAGGAAGCCCTGCCGGCCGAGGCGGCGACCGAGCAGAAGGTGGACCGGCTCAAGGCCGAGCGCGAGCGGCTGGGCGGGGTCAATCTCTCGGCCGAAAAGGAAGCCAATGAGGTGCAGGCCAGGCTCGACCTCATGGTCAAGGACAAGACCGACCTGATCGAGGCCATTGCCAAGCTGCGCACCGGGATTTCCTCGCTCAACCGGGAGGGCCGCGCCCGGCTCAACGAGGCCTTCATCAAGGTCAATGTGCATTTCCAGGAGCTGTTCACCACCCTGTTCGGCGGCGGCACCGCGGAGCTGACCTTTGTCGAAAGCGATGATCCGCTCGAGGCGGGCCTCGAGATCAGTGCCCGGCCGCCCGGCAAGAAGCCGCAGACCATGACGCTGCTCTCCGGCGGCGAGCAGGCGCTGACCGCCATGAGCCTGATCTTTGCGGTGTTCCTCACCAATCCGGCGCCGATCTGCGTGCTCGACGAGGTCGATGCGCCGCTCGACGACGCCAATGTCGAGCGCTTCTGCAACCTGCTCGATTCCATGCGCCAGCGCACCAATACGCGATTTATGGTCATCACCCACAATCCGATCACCATGAGCCGGGTCGACCGCCTGTTCGGCGTCACCATGGCCGAACGCGGCGTCAGCCAGCTGGTCTCGGTGGACCTGACGACGGCAGCGACGTTCCTCGAGGCTGGCTGA
- a CDS encoding DUF2270 domain-containing protein: MPDTLPIVTPTLPTNSVEATNLMIHYYRAEMTRMNAWRSRLDLTSNWAITVVAALLSVSLSNANAHHGLTLFAMVIILLMLFVEARRYRYCDVYRMRIRQFERHYFGQFFEADPQGGPEPWLKMLAQDLRHPKFRITLALALRRRLRRNYVWMFAILLCAWIVKIASPDLQAGASLDAARPVATLVGHAAVGPVPGWMVLTLVAGFYLGLAIACLKGKDRGGDEVHV; the protein is encoded by the coding sequence ATGCCTGACACACTCCCCATCGTGACTCCCACGCTGCCGACCAACTCGGTCGAGGCGACCAACCTGATGATCCACTATTACCGGGCCGAAATGACCCGGATGAATGCGTGGCGCTCCCGGCTCGACCTGACCAGCAACTGGGCCATCACCGTCGTGGCGGCGCTGCTTTCCGTGTCGCTCTCCAATGCCAATGCGCATCATGGCCTGACCCTCTTCGCCATGGTCATCATCCTGCTGATGCTGTTTGTCGAAGCGCGGCGCTATCGGTATTGCGACGTTTACCGGATGCGGATCCGGCAGTTCGAGCGGCACTATTTCGGCCAGTTCTTCGAGGCGGACCCGCAGGGTGGGCCCGAACCCTGGCTCAAGATGCTGGCGCAGGACCTGCGCCACCCCAAGTTCCGGATCACCCTGGCCCTGGCCCTCAGGCGTCGTCTGCGCCGCAACTATGTGTGGATGTTCGCCATCCTGCTCTGCGCCTGGATCGTCAAGATCGCCTCACCCGACCTGCAGGCCGGCGCCTCTCTGGACGCCGCGCGCCCCGTGGCCACGCTTGTCGGCCATGCGGCGGTCGGCCCCGTGCCCGGCTGGATGGTGCTCACGCTTGTTGCGGGCTTTTACCTGGGTCTGGCCATCGCCTGCCTCAAGGGCAAGGACCGGGGCGGCGACGAGGTGCATGTGTGA
- a CDS encoding lmo0937 family membrane protein, with the protein MLWTLAIILLILWAVGLAFKVAGALIHLLLVIALIMVLFKMFAGRKS; encoded by the coding sequence ATGCTTTGGACACTTGCGATCATCCTGCTCATCCTCTGGGCTGTAGGGCTGGCTTTCAAGGTGGCGGGTGCGCTGATCCACCTTCTGCTGGTGATCGCCTTGATCATGGTCCTGTTCAAGATGTTTGCCGGTCGGAAATCTTGA
- a CDS encoding DUF2161 domain-containing phosphodiesterase: protein MAETDLYLPLKAFLENAGYAVKGEIIDCDLVGVKDGDLPVVIVCEMKLSFNLELVMQGVKRAAFCDEVWLAARASKTARGREHDARFRNLCRRLGFGVMAVSDAGDVSVIVTPFAAMPRRDAKKRSRLLDEHRRRVGDPQKGGGRGKPVMTAYRQDCILCATALLSGPQSPKQLKALVARAPAILSRNVYGWFVRESRGIYGLTELGRAAVSSPQD from the coding sequence GTGGCCGAAACTGACCTTTACCTTCCCCTGAAGGCCTTTCTGGAAAACGCTGGGTATGCCGTCAAAGGCGAGATCATCGATTGTGACCTGGTTGGCGTAAAAGACGGCGACCTGCCGGTGGTCATCGTCTGCGAAATGAAGCTGAGCTTCAATCTCGAACTGGTCATGCAGGGCGTCAAGCGGGCCGCGTTTTGCGATGAGGTATGGCTGGCGGCCCGAGCCTCCAAGACCGCGCGGGGGCGAGAGCATGATGCGCGTTTCCGCAATCTGTGTCGGCGGCTTGGCTTCGGGGTGATGGCCGTTTCGGACGCCGGCGATGTGTCTGTCATCGTCACTCCCTTTGCAGCCATGCCGCGCCGTGACGCCAAAAAACGGTCTCGCCTGCTCGACGAGCACAGACGCAGGGTGGGCGATCCGCAGAAGGGTGGCGGGCGTGGCAAGCCCGTGATGACCGCCTATCGACAGGATTGCATTTTGTGCGCCACCGCCTTGCTGAGCGGGCCACAGAGTCCAAAACAGCTCAAGGCACTGGTCGCCAGAGCGCCGGCAATATTGAGCCGCAATGTCTATGGTTGGTTCGTGCGGGAAAGCAGAGGCATCTACGGCTTGACCGAGTTGGGGAGAGCCGCCGTGTCGTCGCCACAGGACTGA
- a CDS encoding AtpZ/AtpI family protein, producing MAKPQDTKGRSDNAQGVTHDLASRIASAKRDRDIEDNRASREASPEMSGMARGMRIGTEFIAAILVGAVIGYLIDLGLGTSPWGLLIMLLVGFAAGILNVTRVVAQMNAASPPPPGSDLGPDVEDETDK from the coding sequence ATGGCAAAACCGCAAGATACCAAAGGTCGGTCCGACAACGCCCAGGGGGTGACGCACGATCTCGCATCGCGCATCGCCTCTGCCAAGCGGGACCGCGATATCGAGGACAACAGAGCCTCGAGAGAAGCTTCCCCGGAGATGAGTGGTATGGCGCGCGGCATGCGCATCGGTACCGAGTTCATCGCCGCGATCCTGGTGGGTGCCGTTATCGGCTACCTCATCGACCTTGGCCTGGGGACCAGCCCCTGGGGCTTGCTCATCATGCTACTGGTGGGCTTTGCTGCTGGAATACTCAATGTCACCCGCGTGGTGGCGCAAATGAATGCCGCTTCGCCTCCCCCGCCGGGGTCCGATCTCGGGCCAGACGTGGAAGACGAGACAGACAAATGA
- a CDS encoding F0F1 ATP synthase subunit A has product MFPLFTLGGDGTEGSGMSFAFTNSSLFMVATVAIIGLYLILSTGSKSVIPGRAQLLSELVYGFVANMVRSAAGTAGMTFFPLVFSLFTFIFVANMLGMVPYFFTVTSHIIVTFALSMLVFLTVVIYGFAKNGPKFLKLFVPAGVPGYILPIVAPIEFISFMSRPISLSVRLFGNILAGHITLKVFTGFIVTMGSLGFLGILGSALPLIMAVALTGLEFLVGAVQAYVFAVLTCMYLNDAIHPSH; this is encoded by the coding sequence ATGTTCCCGCTGTTCACCCTGGGCGGTGACGGCACCGAAGGCAGCGGGATGAGCTTTGCCTTCACCAATTCGTCCCTGTTCATGGTCGCCACGGTGGCCATTATCGGGCTCTACCTGATCCTGTCGACGGGATCGAAGAGCGTGATCCCGGGCCGGGCGCAACTGCTGAGCGAACTGGTCTATGGCTTTGTCGCCAATATGGTGCGAAGTGCCGCCGGCACGGCCGGCATGACCTTCTTCCCGCTGGTGTTCAGCCTGTTCACCTTCATCTTCGTGGCCAATATGCTGGGCATGGTGCCGTATTTCTTCACCGTCACCAGCCACATCATCGTTACCTTCGCGCTGTCGATGCTGGTCTTCCTGACCGTTGTGATCTACGGCTTTGCCAAGAACGGCCCGAAATTCCTCAAGCTGTTCGTGCCCGCCGGCGTGCCCGGCTATATCCTTCCCATCGTGGCGCCTATCGAGTTCATCTCGTTCATGAGCCGCCCGATCTCGCTTTCCGTGCGTCTGTTCGGCAATATCCTGGCCGGTCACATCACGCTCAAAGTCTTCACCGGCTTCATCGTCACCATGGGCAGTCTGGGTTTCCTGGGCATCCTTGGTTCGGCGCTGCCGCTGATCATGGCCGTCGCGCTGACCGGTCTCGAATTTCTCGTCGGTGCGGTTCAGGCCTATGTCTTCGCGGTCCTGACCTGCATGTATCTCAACGACGCGATCCACCCATCTCACTAA
- a CDS encoding F0F1 ATP synthase subunit C, with the protein MEAEAAKYIGAGIACFGMAGAAIGVANIFGNFLSGALRNPSAAPSQFSNLIFGFAVTEALGIFSFLVALILLFVV; encoded by the coding sequence ATGGAAGCTGAAGCCGCAAAGTACATCGGTGCCGGTATTGCTTGTTTCGGTATGGCTGGTGCCGCCATTGGCGTGGCCAACATTTTCGGCAACTTCCTGTCGGGCGCCCTGCGCAACCCGTCGGCAGCACCGAGCCAGTTCTCGAACCTGATCTTCGGCTTCGCCGTGACCGAAGCCCTGGGCATCTTCTCGTTCCTGGTCGCCCTGATCCTGCTGTTTGTGGTCTAA
- a CDS encoding F0F1 ATP synthase subunit B, giving the protein MMATQAYAQEAVVPAEEPVAAPAVDAIHADPTADTHATTEAHGGEHDTGVFPPFDPATFPSQLLWLAITFGALYLVMSRIALPRIGGILENRKSIIDADLAAADASRQKTDAAIAAYEAALAAAKAKAQGIANESREAIQADLAAKRSAVEADLTAKVSAAEARIMTTKTEALTHVDEIATETAQTVVSQLVGDVSADSVRAAVAKAKE; this is encoded by the coding sequence CTGATGGCAACGCAAGCCTACGCCCAAGAAGCGGTTGTACCGGCCGAAGAACCCGTCGCGGCGCCTGCCGTTGACGCAATTCACGCCGATCCCACTGCCGATACCCATGCCACGACCGAAGCCCATGGCGGCGAGCATGATACTGGCGTGTTCCCGCCGTTCGACCCCGCAACATTTCCATCGCAGCTGCTGTGGCTCGCCATTACCTTTGGCGCCCTGTACCTGGTGATGAGCCGGATTGCCCTGCCCCGCATTGGCGGCATCCTGGAAAACCGCAAATCCATCATCGATGCCGATCTGGCCGCTGCCGACGCCTCGCGTCAGAAGACCGATGCCGCCATCGCTGCCTATGAAGCCGCGCTGGCAGCCGCCAAGGCCAAGGCCCAGGGCATTGCCAATGAGAGCCGCGAGGCCATCCAGGCCGATCTGGCTGCCAAGCGCAGCGCCGTCGAGGCCGACCTGACCGCCAAGGTCAGCGCCGCCGAGGCCCGCATCATGACGACCAAGACCGAAGCGTTGACCCATGTCGACGAGATCGCCACCGAAACCGCCCAGACTGTCGTGAGCCAGCTGGTCGGCGACGTGTCGGCCGACAGCGTGCGCGCTGCGGTCGCCAAGGCCAAGGAGTAA
- a CDS encoding F0F1 ATP synthase subunit B family protein has translation MEFDNTFYAAVALVIFLGLAMYFGIHTIIAKMLDAQIKKIADDLAEAKKLREEAAALLVEYEQKRVAAESEAEGIIAAAKEEATRLTAEAQTSLAELITRRTKSVEDKIAQAESQAVAEVRARSADIAIEAARLVLTDEMNRKGGQVVDKAIADVGNRLN, from the coding sequence ATGGAATTCGACAACACTTTCTATGCCGCCGTAGCCCTGGTCATCTTCCTCGGCCTGGCGATGTATTTCGGCATCCACACGATCATCGCCAAGATGCTCGATGCGCAGATCAAGAAGATCGCCGACGACCTGGCCGAAGCCAAGAAGCTGCGCGAAGAAGCCGCCGCCCTGCTGGTCGAATATGAGCAGAAGCGCGTTGCCGCCGAGAGCGAAGCCGAGGGCATCATCGCTGCCGCCAAGGAAGAGGCCACCCGCCTCACCGCCGAGGCGCAGACCTCGCTGGCCGAGCTGATCACTCGCCGCACCAAGTCGGTGGAAGACAAGATCGCCCAGGCCGAATCGCAGGCCGTCGCCGAAGTGCGCGCCCGCTCGGCCGATATCGCCATCGAAGCGGCACGGCTGGTGCTGACCGACGAAATGAACCGCAAGGGCGGCCAAGTCGTCGACAAGGCCATCGCCGATGTGGGCAACCGCCTGAACTAG
- the gcvT gene encoding glycine cleavage system aminomethyltransferase GcvT, translating to MAQSPAETLKTTPLIARHIAAGGRMVPFGGYNLPVQYPSGIMAEHKWTREHAGLFDVSHMGPSFLVLNNPSGDAEADHAAVAALIEPLICGDIAGLKPGQIRYTMLLNETGGVIDDLMVARSPKMPGSLYVVVNAGTKDNDFALIAAAAGDTAKLTRADNGALLALQGPEAVLAIAALAPGAAELGFMNYAPFEWQGTTLVIGRCGYTGEDGFEILCDANMAEAVWDALVADERVRPIGLGARDSLRLEAGLPLYGHDLNETVSPVEADLGFALSKRRREAADFPGAARILAERDGAPSRIRVGLIVEGAPAREGAEILDASGAAVGVVTSGGFAPTLGRAIALGFVPPAHAAVGSSLQVSVRGRAQTAAVVETPFVPHTYFRKPKAS from the coding sequence ATGGCCCAGAGCCCCGCCGAAACTCTCAAGACAACGCCGCTGATCGCGCGCCATATCGCTGCCGGCGGCCGCATGGTCCCTTTTGGCGGCTACAATCTGCCAGTCCAGTACCCCAGCGGCATCATGGCCGAGCACAAGTGGACGCGCGAGCATGCGGGCCTCTTCGATGTCAGCCATATGGGCCCGAGCTTTCTCGTGCTCAACAATCCGAGCGGCGATGCCGAAGCTGACCATGCCGCCGTCGCGGCGCTCATCGAGCCGCTGATCTGCGGCGACATTGCCGGCCTCAAGCCCGGCCAGATCCGCTACACCATGCTGCTCAACGAGACGGGCGGCGTCATCGACGACCTTATGGTGGCGCGCTCGCCCAAAATGCCCGGCTCGCTCTATGTCGTGGTCAATGCCGGCACCAAGGACAATGACTTCGCGCTGATTGCTGCCGCGGCCGGCGACACGGCCAAGCTGACCCGCGCCGATAATGGCGCGCTGCTGGCACTGCAGGGCCCTGAAGCCGTCCTGGCCATCGCCGCTTTGGCGCCGGGTGCTGCAGAACTTGGCTTCATGAACTATGCCCCCTTTGAGTGGCAGGGCACGACCCTGGTCATCGGCCGCTGTGGCTATACCGGCGAGGATGGCTTTGAAATCCTCTGCGACGCCAACATGGCCGAAGCGGTCTGGGATGCGCTGGTCGCCGACGAGCGCGTCAGGCCGATCGGTCTGGGCGCCCGCGACAGCCTGCGCCTCGAGGCCGGCCTGCCGCTTTACGGCCATGACCTCAACGAAACCGTTTCACCCGTCGAAGCCGATCTGGGCTTTGCCCTCTCCAAGCGCCGCCGCGAGGCTGCCGATTTCCCCGGCGCCGCCCGGATCCTGGCCGAACGCGATGGCGCACCCAGCCGGATACGCGTCGGGCTGATCGTCGAGGGCGCTCCGGCCCGCGAGGGTGCCGAGATCCTCGATGCATCCGGCGCGGCCGTTGGCGTGGTCACCAGCGGTGGCTTTGCGCCCACGCTGGGCAGGGCAATAGCCCTGGGTTTCGTGCCGCCAGCGCATGCCGCCGTCGGCAGCAGCCTGCAGGTGAGCGTGCGCGGCCGGGCCCAGACCGCCGCAGTCGTCGAGACGCCTTTCGTGCCCCACACCTATTTCCGCAAGCCCAAAGCCAGTTGA
- the gcvH gene encoding glycine cleavage system protein GcvH: MTTKFTPDHEYIRVEGSTGIVGITPYAQEALGDIVFVELPAVGKVLKKGDEAAVVESVKAASEIYAPVSGTVTEVNETLSGEPGLINADPEAKGWIYKIAIADAGELDGLLDSDAYAELTL; this comes from the coding sequence ATGACCACCAAGTTCACCCCTGACCACGAATATATCCGCGTCGAGGGATCGACCGGCATTGTCGGCATCACCCCCTATGCCCAGGAAGCCCTGGGCGACATCGTCTTTGTCGAGCTGCCAGCCGTCGGCAAGGTGCTCAAGAAGGGCGACGAGGCCGCCGTCGTTGAATCGGTCAAGGCCGCTTCGGAAATCTACGCGCCGGTGTCCGGTACGGTCACCGAGGTCAACGAGACCCTCAGCGGCGAACCCGGCCTGATCAATGCCGATCCCGAGGCCAAGGGCTGGATCTACAAGATCGCCATCGCCGATGCCGGCGAGCTCGACGGTCTGCTCGATTCCGACGCCTATGCCGAACTGACCCTTTAA